Sequence from the Rhizobium brockwellii genome:
AAAGCCTGCGGCCGGTGATCGAGCATTGCCTTGAGTGTTTCGGTCCGGCGCGCGCCATGTTCGCGAGCGACTTTCCGGTCGCGGGCTTGCATGCCTCTTTCGACGAGGTCTACCAGGTTTTCCGCACGGTCGCCTCGCAGTTGTCTTACGACGAGCAGCGCGCCCTGTTCTTTGCCACCGCCAACGACACTTATCGCCTCGGCATCGCCGATCCGGCCGAGATCAGGAGGGGCTGTCATGTCTGACCTTCATACCGCGACGGAAAACGTTTTGATCGACGAGCGGGTGCGCGGCTTTCCGCCAGGCAATCCGCCACTTGCGCTGGCTGCAATCGGCAAGCAGGGATGGAAGCCCTATGACGGCAGGATGGCCCTGCCGCTGATCTCGCTCGACCGACAGGCTTTCACCCATAATGTCGAACTGATGATGGCCTATGTGAAGAGCCACGGCGCCGACATCGCGCCGCACGCCAAGACACCGATGTCGACGGCGCTGGCGCAGGCACTTCTGGCGGCAGGCGCCTGGGGCACGACGGTCGCCGACATCCGCCAGGCCGCTGTCCTGCTCAAGGCGGGACAACGCCGGCTGATCCTCGCCAACGAGATCGGCGGGGCCGCCGCTGCCCGCAGGCTCGCGGCCCTGCTTGGCCGTTATCCCGCTGCAGAGCTTCATATCTTCGTGGATTCGACAGCGCTGGTCCATGCTCTTCGTTCCGCATGGCATGAGCGCGCCGATCTACCGCCCCTCGGCCTGCTGGTGGAGTTCGGCGCCGGCCGCGCCGGTACCCGCGGCGTCGACGCCGCCGAGGCAATTCTGGAGGCGATCCTTGCCGCGGAGACGCCGGCCTTCCGGCTGACCGGCATCGCCGCCTATGAGGGTGCGGCGGCGACCGCCGATGCGGAAGAGACGATGCGTCGCATCGACGCGCTGATGGCGGTGACATCCGATTTCCTGCCGAAGGTGCGCGCCCGCATCGGTGACGAGCGGCCGCTCCTCGTCACGGCTGGCGGCTCGGTGTTTTTCGATGTGGTGATTGCCAGGCTTTCCGCCGCCATCGCAGCCGATCCCGCCTGCCGGCTGGTGCTGCGCAGCGGCGCGATCTTCTTCCACGATCACGGCATTTACGAACGCGGCCTTGCCGGCCTCGATGCACGCGGCGGTTTCCGCATCGGCGGCGAGACGGTTTCGGCGGCGGCAGCTTTCCGTCCGGCGCTGCGGGTTTGGGCCGAGATCCTGTCGCGGCCGGAGCCGCGGCTGGCGATCTGCGGCATGGGCATGCGCGACGTGGCGATGGACCAGGACCTGCCGCGGCCGCTGGCGCTCTATCGCAATGGTGCGTATCTCGCCGATCTCGGAAACGCCGACGTGTTTCGCCTCAACGATCAGCACGCCTTCGTGGCCCTTGCCGACGGCAGCGACGTTGCGGTCGGCGACGTCATCGAGTGCGGCATCTCGCATCCCTGCACCTGCCTTGACCGGCATGCCATCCTCTACGGCCTCGATCCGGACCATTCGGTGACCGCGGCCTATCTGACTAGCTTCGGCTGAACTCTCCCTCCAAAAGCAAGAAAAGGAAAACCCGCAAATGATCCAGCGTTATCAGAAAGGTTCGCGTATGAGCCAAGCTGTCAGCTACGGCGGTCTCGTCTATATTGCCGGCCAGGTCGCGGAAGATCGCAAGGCTGATATCAAGGATCAGACCCGCGACGTGCTCGGCAAGATCGACGCCCTTTTGAAAGAGGCGGGTATCGATCGCTCGCGCCTTATCGCCGTCAATGTCTTCCTGCCGGCGATCGTCGATTTCGAGGCGATGAACAGCGTCTATGATGACTGGATCGACATCGAAAACCCGCCGGCCCGCGCCTGCACCGAAGCTCGTCTCGCCGATCCCGATCTGCGCGTCGAAATGACTGCCGTCGCCGCCCTTTGACGGCATCGCAACCGTTCGCACTGGAGACATCATGCACAGCGGTCTCGTCAATCCGATCGACTTTTCGCGCGAGGGCCGGCAGGCCGGCCACCTCGCCATTCCCTATTCGATCGACCGGTCGCCCTATTATCAGATCCGCATTCCGGTCCTTCGCCTGAAAAATGGCGAGGGGCCGTCTTTGCTGCTGATGGCCGGCAACCATGGCGACGAGTATGAGGGCGAACTCCAGCTCGGCCGGTTGATGCGGCTGCTGGATGTCGCCGAAATCCGCGGCGCCGTCACCATCTTGCCGATGGCGAACCTGCCGGCGGTGATGGCGGCCAAGCGCTGCTCGCCCTTCGACGGCAGCAATCTCAATCGGGCCTTTCCCGGCGATCCCAGCGGATCACCGACGGCGCGGATGGCGCATTTCCTCGAACACGAACTCTTTCCGCGCCATGACGTCGTGCTCGATCTGCATTCGGGCGGCACCTCCATGGCCCACCTGCCCTGCACGCTGATCGAGCGGCAGGCCGATGCCTCCCGCTTCGAACGGTCCGTTTCACTGATGCGCGCCATGGGTGCGGCGCATGCCTTCATCGCCGATAACGGGCCGACCGCACCGACGTCGATGGGGGCTGCGGCAAGGGCCGGGACCATCGGTCTTTCCGGCGAGTTCGGCGGCGGCGGCACCGTGACGCCTGCGACGATGGGTTTCACGGCGGCGGCGATCGACCGGCTGCTGGTGACACTCGGCATCGTCGAGCGTCCGGTCCTGTCGCGCGCACAGCTCACCGAGCCCGGGCCTTTGCAACTGCTTTCGCTATCCCGGCACAGCCAGGGCATCTATGCGAACCGCAGAGGCTGGTTCGAGCCGGCCGCAGCCCTCGGCGCCACCGTTGCCGCCGGGGATCTTGCCGGATGGTATCATGATCTGGAACGCCCGGAGCAGCCGGAGGAAGAGCTGCGCTTTGCCGAGAGCGGCATTGTCATTTCCCACCGGCTGCATTGCGACAGCCAGGCCGGCGACTGCCTGATCCAGGTCGCCGAACCCATCGCATCCTGAGGAGCCGCTGATCTGCTCAAGCGACTGCGTCGACCGCTGCCTTGACCCAGTCGAGGCGCTTTGCCGGCATGAGGCCGTAATTGTAGAAGTTCACGCCGTCAGCGCCGGCATCGACGGCGGCCTTGGCGCGTGCGGCCAGGATCGCCGGCCCGCTGACCTCCGGATAGAAGACGCGCAAGCCCACCCCGAGGAACTTGCCCGGTCCGATTGCCGCCCGGCCGGTCCGGATGACATCGCCGACGGCATCAGGCTCCATCTCGTAGCAGCAGAGGATCGCCCCGTCGCAGAGCTTGCCGATGGCTGCGAGATCGACGCCGCCGAGCCAGCCGTCCTTCAGGTCGATGAGCACGATGCGTGTCGCCGGATCGGCGCCCGCCTTGATCTCACCGATCAGGCTGGTCACCGGTTCGCTGCGCCAAGTGAGATAGGCATGCAGATGGGGATGGTCGCGAAAGGCATCGATGCCCGCTACCGGGAAGTCCGGCAACTGCCGTGCCGGGACAGCTCGTTCGCAGAGTTCGGCGATGAAGTGCGCGACCGATCGGCGCGCGCCCTCGACCGGTACGCCGGCCTTGGTGGCGCGCGCCGTGCAATGGTCGCAGAAGCAGAGCGACAGCAGGAAATCGTCTTCGGCATTCAGCCCGACGCCGTCTTTCTCATGATGATATTCATGCGCGAATCCCATGAAGTTCGGGCTCTCGAGTTCCACCATATCGGGCTGGTAGTTGGTCGTGATGTCGCGAACAAGGGTAACGGCATAGTCCCGTGCCGCCGGGCTGGAGGGGCAAAGATTGTAGTAGTTGGGATTGCCGAAGGCGTTCCGCGTCACATGATCGGGATGTAGCATGCCGAGACGGCTATTGTGCAGGCAGACCGTCCAGCAGGAGACCTTGAGACCCGTCGCCTCGCGTCCCTTGACGAGCGCTTCCAGCATGTCGCCACGCTCGGCGACATTCATGGCCATCAGCGGCTGGATCAGTTTATCCCGCCATAGGCTTTCATCCGGCCGGAAATAGACCGTCCCGTCCTCGGGGAAATAGGCCTTCTGCCGCGGGCTCCGCGGCTGCAGGAACCGGCCGGCGTGATAGGAGGTCGCCAGACTGACGGTCGTCAGGCCCGCACGGTCGCAAAGGTCGGCGGCGAGTGCTGCGAGCCCCTGGTCCTGGATATCCCAGGGGTAAGTCCACATGGAAAGATGCATGGCGTGCTCCCGTCGAATCTGTCCATTTTATAGAACACGTGTCCATAATAGTGTCCAGATCGATCTTGAGGCGGGCGCCTGCTGGTAGCGGGTTTTGCATAAGGCGGCTGGCCGAAAAGGCCAGCCGCCTTATAAAGTGGCAGGGCTGATAGCTATTGCGGCGTCGCGTCAGATGTCGACGACGAGGCCCTTGGCTTTCAGCACCGGTTCGAGATTGCTGACCTCGATGACCGATTTGCCCTGCTTATATGCCGCGATATAGCCGGCCTCGGCATCTTCGCGGGCCTGTGACAGCCTGGCGACGTCCTGCGCTTCCTGGCGACGCACGACCACCAAGCCGTCGGCATCGCCGGCGATGATGTCGCCGGGATGGATGATTTCGCCGCCGACGATGATCGTGTCGTTCACCGCCGCAATGGTTTCCTTCACCGTCCCCTTGATGCAGACGCTGAGCGAGAAGACGGGGAAACCAAGTTCTCTCAGTTGAAGCGTGTCGCGCACGCCTGTGTCGGTCACGAGGCCGCCGATGCCCTTTGCCAGGCAGGCATTGGCGAGGACATCGCCGAAGGATCCGGCCTCTTCATATTCGCCCGCCGATACGACGATGATATCGCCCGGCTTTGCGTAGTTGATGGCAAGCTGCAGCATGATGTTGTCACGCGGCGCGCACTTCACTGTGAAGGCCGGACCGCAGAGTTTCATGCGGTAGTCGACGGGCTTCAGGCGGGAGGAAAGGGCTCCGCGGCGCCCTTGGGCTTCGTGGATCGTCGCGGGCGAAAATTTGGAAACGGCGTCGATATCGGCTTTGCTTGGCCGTTCGGCAATATCTTTAATATGGATCATGGATGCCTCCCATTTTTGGCCGACGGCGGGCATGTCCCGCCGTCTCAATTTGTTTGGACGTTGTCAGTGGATGACGCCGAAGCCGGTCGGCTTACGGGATCGGGTCGAACTTCAGCTCCGAGAGCGATACGACCTTGTCGGTGCGCGTCATCTTGTATTCGGTATCCGGGCCGAGCCACTTGTCCCAGATCTTGTTGATCTCGCCCGATGTGTCGAGCTTGCGAAGGATCTCGTTGATCTTGGCGGTCAGCGCCGGCTGATCCTTGGCCATGCCGATGCCGATCGGCTGGTACAGCATCGGCTCCTCGATCATCCGCATTTCCTTGCCCTTGCTCTTCGATTCATTGACGAACTTGGTCGTCGTCATGGTGTTGGCCACCATGCCGCGCGCCTTGCCCTGCTGGACGGCGAGATAGGCCGAGGCGGTATCCTGGAAGGTCAGTGGGTCGGATTTGTTGAGCTTGATCGACATCTCGGAGGTCGAACCTTTGGTCGAAGCGATACGCTGGCCCGCATAATCGGCCTTCTTCTTGCCGGCATCGTCCGCCGGCACGATCAGCATTTCCTTGGCGAGATAATAGGGATCGCTGAACTGGATCTGCTCGGCGCGGCTCAGAGTATAGGCAAGGTTGGCAACGGTGATGTCGACGCGGCCGAGCTTGACCTCGGGCACGCGCGCCTCGACCGAAACTGGCTTGATTTCAGCCTTGACGCCCAATTCCTTGGCGATGGCGCCGCAGAGATCGACGTCGAAACCGGCCATTTCGCGGGTCTTCGGATCGGGCGAAGCGAAGGGAGGAACGTCGGCGAAAGTCGCGCAGCGCAGGGTTTTTGCCGAGATGATGTTGTCGAGCTGATCGGCTTGTGCGGGCAAAGCGGCCGCCATGCCGGCAAATGCGGCGGTGAGGGTTAGGCATTTCCAGTTCATTGCTGTTCTCCTTTGTTTTTGGTGGTTGGTATCAATGCCTGAGATCAGCGAGGAAACGCTGCGCCCGGGGATGACGTGGATTGTTGAAGAATTCCTCGGGGGTTGCCATTTCGAGGATCTGGCCGGCATCGATGAACCAGACCCGATCGGCTACGTCGCGCGCGAAACCCATTTCATGGGTGACGCAGAGCATGGTCATGCCTTCCGACGCCAGGCTCTTCATGACGGCCAGCACTTCGCCGACCATTTCAGGATCGAGCGCGCTGGTGGGCTCGTCGAACAGCATCACCGGCGGTTCCATGGCGAGGGCGCGGGCGATTGCCACCCGCTGCTGCTGGCCACCCGAGAGTTGACCGGGATAGGCCCGCGCCTTGTCGGCAAGGCCGACCCGATCGAGAAGCTTGAGGGCCTTGTCCTCTGCGACATCCGGCGCCACGCCTTTCACCCGGATCGGCGACATCGACACGTTTTCGACCACGGAAAGGTGCGGAAACAGGTTGAAGTTCTGGAATACGAAGCCGATCCGGCTGCGCAGCGCATTGAGTTGCTTTGCCCGCATGGCGGCGTGAATGTTATGCCCGTCAAGCGTGATCGATCCGCTGTTGATCTCCTCAAGGCGATTGATCGTGCGGATCAGCGTCGATTTTCCCGAACCGGACGGTCCGCAGATGACCACGACCTCGCCGCGCGAGACCTGCGCATCGATGTCCTTCAGGACCGGGTAGTCGCCGTAGCTCTTGCAGACCTGCGAAAGCCGGATCGTCTGCAATTCCTGTGCTGATACTGACATGGTCATAGCTGCTCCGATATGATTTTCGATGGCGCGACCAAGGCGGCAGAGGGAAGGTTGGAAAGTCCCGCACGTCGCCGCGTGATGCTCCGCTCGAGGCGATTTGCGAAGTAGGTGAGCGTCCAGCAGATGGCGAAGTAGACGATCGCCAGAATGAGGAAGACCTGGAAAGGCTGCGTCAGGAGCTGGTTGTTGACCTGGCTTGCGGCAAAGGTCAGGTCCGGCACGTTGATCACGTAGCCGAGCGTCGTGTCCTTGATCGTCGACACGAAGGTGGAGATGATGCTCGGGATCATGTTGTAGAGCGCCTGCGGCAGGATGATGAAGCGCATGGCACCTAAATAACCGTGACCAAGCGCACGCCCCGCATCCATCTGGCCCGGTCCGAGCGCGACGATGCCGGCACGGACGACTTCGCTCAGGAACGCGCTCTGATAGACCACGAGTGTCGTCAGCATCGTCACGAAGCTCGGCACATCGGCGCCGGTCAGCAGCGGAACGAGGAAATAGCTCCACAGGATGAGCATCAAGAGCGGCACGCCCCTGGTGAAATAGACGAGCGCCGTGACCGGCCAGCGCAGCAGCGGCGACCTGGAGAGCCGCGCCAGTGCGAAGAGGATGCTGACCGGAAAGGCGAAAGCAATGCTGAGTGCAGAAAGGATCAGCGTGTTGGCGAGCCCGCCAAGCGGCCCGTTCGGATATTGGCCGATCAGCAGCAGCAGCCAGTAGTCTTGGACGATGACGATCATATCGTGGATCATGCCCGCGCACTCCTGGCAGGATCCGTGCGCATCGACAGATAGGCGCCGATGCTCATGATCACGAGCGAGAAGAAAAGGTAGAGAACCGTGCCGATCAGGTAGGCCTCGAAGGTCCGGAAGCTGAGGTTCTCGATTTCCTTGACGGCATGCGTCAGTTCCGAGGCTCCGATGACGACGGCGAGACTGCTGTTCTTGAACAGGGAAACGCTGTGATTGATGAGCGGCGGCAGCGCGTTGCGCACGCCCTGCGGCATGATGACGAAACGCATCGCCGAGACATAACCGTGGCCAAGTGCGCGGGCTGCCTGCATTTGGCCGGGACTGACCGAGCGCACGCCTGACCGAAGATCTTCGCTGAAATAGGCCGCCTGGCAGAGCCCGAGCCCGATCACCGCGAAGATGGCCTCGGCATTATGGACGGCCAGCCATTCGGCTACCCCGCTCGGCATCAGGGTGAAAATCCCGAAGTACCACAGCATCAGCTGAACCAGGGTGGGGACGTTCCGGTGGTAGGAGACGTAAGCGGCAACTAACGGATCGCCGAAGCGAAAGGGCGACAAACGCAACGCCAGCAGCAGAAGTGCCAGCGCCATCGCCATCGACCAGGAGCAGGCATAGATGATGAAGGTCATCTCGATGCCATGCAGCAGCATGGCGGTATATTCCGGATTTCCCAGGATTGCCGAAAGGTCGAAATCGCTCACGGGCTTGGCTCCCCGGATTGATCCGTCTTCGCCACAGGCTGGGGCTTTGCTGTCTGCAGGCCGCCCATGACCTGCAGCGTCGGGGTGATCTCCATATGTCCGATATTGACGGCGACGGGGGCTGCTATGGCGAAGGCAATCGCGTCGGCGATATCGGCCGCCTGCGGCAGTTCGAAGCCGTCGATGAACCTTTCGCGGATGCTGGGGTCATCGCCGTGGACGTGATTGAAAATGTCAGTGGCGACCCGGCCGGGGCAGATTTCCGTGACCCGTACCCGCTTGCCGAAAGCGTCGATACGCAGCTGATTGGACAGCATGCTCACCCCTGCCTTGGTGGCGTGATAGGATGAGTTGCCGCCGAAATTGTAGGCGCCGGCAATCGACGAGATGTTGATGACATGTCCGCGGTCGCGCGCCACCATGCCGGGCACGACCAGCCGGCAGATGTGCAGAACCGCCCGGAGATTGACGTCGACGATGAGATCGATATCGCCCTCGTCGGCTTCCAGGAATTTCTTCGGCCGGTCGACACCGGCATTGTTGACGAGAATATCGAACTCCACCCGACGGGTGAGCTCGGCCATGGCCTGACGGTCGGTCACATCGATGACGTGGGCGATGCAGCCCGTCCGCGCGGCCAGCTGCTGCAACGCTTCGGCACTGCGGGCAACGGCATGGACCTCGATGTTCTCCCGGCGGAGCCGCTCAACCACGGCTGCGCCGATACCGGAGGAT
This genomic interval carries:
- a CDS encoding alanine racemase; translation: MSDLHTATENVLIDERVRGFPPGNPPLALAAIGKQGWKPYDGRMALPLISLDRQAFTHNVELMMAYVKSHGADIAPHAKTPMSTALAQALLAAGAWGTTVADIRQAAVLLKAGQRRLILANEIGGAAAARRLAALLGRYPAAELHIFVDSTALVHALRSAWHERADLPPLGLLVEFGAGRAGTRGVDAAEAILEAILAAETPAFRLTGIAAYEGAAATADAEETMRRIDALMAVTSDFLPKVRARIGDERPLLVTAGGSVFFDVVIARLSAAIAADPACRLVLRSGAIFFHDHGIYERGLAGLDARGGFRIGGETVSAAAAFRPALRVWAEILSRPEPRLAICGMGMRDVAMDQDLPRPLALYRNGAYLADLGNADVFRLNDQHAFVALADGSDVAVGDVIECGISHPCTCLDRHAILYGLDPDHSVTAAYLTSFG
- a CDS encoding RidA family protein; protein product: MIQRYQKGSRMSQAVSYGGLVYIAGQVAEDRKADIKDQTRDVLGKIDALLKEAGIDRSRLIAVNVFLPAIVDFEAMNSVYDDWIDIENPPARACTEARLADPDLRVEMTAVAAL
- a CDS encoding succinylglutamate desuccinylase/aspartoacylase family protein codes for the protein MHSGLVNPIDFSREGRQAGHLAIPYSIDRSPYYQIRIPVLRLKNGEGPSLLLMAGNHGDEYEGELQLGRLMRLLDVAEIRGAVTILPMANLPAVMAAKRCSPFDGSNLNRAFPGDPSGSPTARMAHFLEHELFPRHDVVLDLHSGGTSMAHLPCTLIERQADASRFERSVSLMRAMGAAHAFIADNGPTAPTSMGAAARAGTIGLSGEFGGGGTVTPATMGFTAAAIDRLLVTLGIVERPVLSRAQLTEPGPLQLLSLSRHSQGIYANRRGWFEPAAALGATVAAGDLAGWYHDLERPEQPEEELRFAESGIVISHRLHCDSQAGDCLIQVAEPIAS
- a CDS encoding 4-carboxy-4-hydroxy-2-oxoadipate aldolase/oxaloacetate decarboxylase — translated: MIHIKDIAERPSKADIDAVSKFSPATIHEAQGRRGALSSRLKPVDYRMKLCGPAFTVKCAPRDNIMLQLAINYAKPGDIIVVSAGEYEEAGSFGDVLANACLAKGIGGLVTDTGVRDTLQLRELGFPVFSLSVCIKGTVKETIAAVNDTIIVGGEIIHPGDIIAGDADGLVVVRRQEAQDVARLSQAREDAEAGYIAAYKQGKSVIEVSNLEPVLKAKGLVVDI
- a CDS encoding ABC transporter substrate-binding protein yields the protein MNWKCLTLTAAFAGMAAALPAQADQLDNIISAKTLRCATFADVPPFASPDPKTREMAGFDVDLCGAIAKELGVKAEIKPVSVEARVPEVKLGRVDITVANLAYTLSRAEQIQFSDPYYLAKEMLIVPADDAGKKKADYAGQRIASTKGSTSEMSIKLNKSDPLTFQDTASAYLAVQQGKARGMVANTMTTTKFVNESKSKGKEMRMIEEPMLYQPIGIGMAKDQPALTAKINEILRKLDTSGEINKIWDKWLGPDTEYKMTRTDKVVSLSELKFDPIP
- a CDS encoding amino acid ABC transporter ATP-binding protein; its protein translation is MTMSVSAQELQTIRLSQVCKSYGDYPVLKDIDAQVSRGEVVVICGPSGSGKSTLIRTINRLEEINSGSITLDGHNIHAAMRAKQLNALRSRIGFVFQNFNLFPHLSVVENVSMSPIRVKGVAPDVAEDKALKLLDRVGLADKARAYPGQLSGGQQQRVAIARALAMEPPVMLFDEPTSALDPEMVGEVLAVMKSLASEGMTMLCVTHEMGFARDVADRVWFIDAGQILEMATPEEFFNNPRHPRAQRFLADLRH
- a CDS encoding amino acid ABC transporter permease, producing MIHDMIVIVQDYWLLLLIGQYPNGPLGGLANTLILSALSIAFAFPVSILFALARLSRSPLLRWPVTALVYFTRGVPLLMLILWSYFLVPLLTGADVPSFVTMLTTLVVYQSAFLSEVVRAGIVALGPGQMDAGRALGHGYLGAMRFIILPQALYNMIPSIISTFVSTIKDTTLGYVINVPDLTFAASQVNNQLLTQPFQVFLILAIVYFAICWTLTYFANRLERSITRRRAGLSNLPSAALVAPSKIISEQL
- a CDS encoding amino acid ABC transporter permease — encoded protein: MSDFDLSAILGNPEYTAMLLHGIEMTFIIYACSWSMAMALALLLLALRLSPFRFGDPLVAAYVSYHRNVPTLVQLMLWYFGIFTLMPSGVAEWLAVHNAEAIFAVIGLGLCQAAYFSEDLRSGVRSVSPGQMQAARALGHGYVSAMRFVIMPQGVRNALPPLINHSVSLFKNSSLAVVIGASELTHAVKEIENLSFRTFEAYLIGTVLYLFFSLVIMSIGAYLSMRTDPARSARA
- a CDS encoding SDR family oxidoreductase, translated to MPFSDYKTALVTGASSGIGAAVVERLRRENIEVHAVARSAEALQQLAARTGCIAHVIDVTDRQAMAELTRRVEFDILVNNAGVDRPKKFLEADEGDIDLIVDVNLRAVLHICRLVVPGMVARDRGHVINISSIAGAYNFGGNSSYHATKAGVSMLSNQLRIDAFGKRVRVTEICPGRVATDIFNHVHGDDPSIRERFIDGFELPQAADIADAIAFAIAAPVAVNIGHMEITPTLQVMGGLQTAKPQPVAKTDQSGEPSP